The window TCCGGCTGGATCCACCGCAGCGATCGAGAGGATCTCTGACCCATTCCCCAAAATCCTCAGTTGGTTCAATCCAGCCGGCTGGACAAAGGAAATCTCAATCCAGCCGGTTGGATGAAGAAAGCCCCGATCCAGAGCATTCAGACACAGAAGATTCCCTGAGTGCGATCGGGACAATTAGTCGGGATAACTTAGTCGGGATGATTAGTCAGGATAACTAGGCCAGGCGGCGACGATAGCTCTCCACGGTGTTGGCCAACAGCATGGTCACCGTCATTGGCCCCACGCCACCCGGAACCGGCGTGATTGCGCCGGCCACATCCAACAGGCGATCGAAATCCACATCCCCCACCAGCTTGCTCTTACCGGTCTGATCGGTAATTCGATTAATTCCCACATCAATCACCGTCGCGCCCGGCTTGATGTAGTCCGGGCCAATCATCAGGGGCCGTCCCACCGCCGCCACTAAAATATCGGCTTCTCGGCAAACGGCCGCCAAGTCCGGGGTGCGCGAATGGGCGATCGTCACCGTGGCATTGGCTTCCAGCAGCATCAGGGCGATCGGCTTGCCCACCAAAATGCTGCGCCCCACCACCACGGCCTTTTTGCCAGCCGGATCAATGCCCCCATCTCGCAAAATTTCCATCACGCCGGCCGGGGTGCAACTGCGCAGACAAGGCTCACCCCGCACCAACCGCCCCAAATTGGCCGGGTGCAACCCATCGGCATCCTTGTCGGGGTCAATTTCCAACAGCAGGGCGTTGCCATCCAGCCCGTCCGGCAAAGGCAGTTGCACCAAAATGCCATCCACGTTCGGATCGGCATTGAGCTGATGAATGATGGCGGTTAGTTCCGCTTGGGTGGCCGTGGCGGGCAGGTGCTGACCAAAGGAGACCATGCCCAAACGTTCGCAGGCCCGTTCTTTGTTGCGGACATAGGCGGCGCTGGCGGGATTGTCCCCGACCATCAACACGGCTAGGCCAGGCGCACGGCCCCGATCGGGCTGGAGTTCCGCAATTTCCACCTTCAGGCGATCTTGAATTTTCTCGGCAAGGGCTTTTCCGTCCAGCAGGCGCGCAGTCATGAGGGGAGAAATTCCAGGAAGAACGCTTCAAACTGTAAAGAATTGATCATGCGTTTTGAGCATTTCAGCGTCAAAATCTAAAGGATTTTCCGCACCTCAACGATTTCGTCAACCCATGTGAAAACCCATGAAGCAGCCAATGCAAAAGTTAAAGTTAAGAATCGTGGTCACTGAGGGCCCGATTGCGCAACCATAACGAGCAACAGGATCTGATTGAAAATCACCATACCGGCAATGTCTCAGCAGCTCATGTCTCAGATGTTGCGGCGTTTGGCTCCACCCGTCCCACCACGGCTAAAAGGACAAAAAAACAAGGGGTGGCATGGGTTAGTTCTGGGGTTCACCTGGTTAATGGTGGGCTGCACGCCAACCGTTGCGATCGGGGAGTTAAAACAACAACCGGCTGCATCGCTCAATGGGCGATCGGTCTATATCCAAGGCAAAGCCGTCGAACGAGTGCCCCTGCTCGACGGCCGCATTTACCGAATTGAAGATCCAACGGGCTGGATTTGGGTGCTATCTCAGGGCGATCGAACCGAGCTTGAGCTAGGGCAAGTGGTGAAACTCAAGACCTCCCTTCGCTATCAACCGATCCAAGTGGGACAGCAGGAGATGGGCGAAATTTACGCGATCGAGGAGCCTTAAATTAGCCATGCGTCCATCAGACCCCAGCCCAAGCCCCAGATCCCAATCAGGATCTGAGTTAAACAGGGACAGTTCATCCACAGAGTCCGAAACAGGAACGAGATCAGGAATAGAAGCCGTGGCCCTTGCTTTGCTCTATCCTCCCTCGCGCGATCGATTCCTGTTGCAACTGCGGGATGATTTTCCCCACATTCTCTATCCCGGTTACTGGGGCCTGTTTGGCGGACACCTGGAGGCCGGCGAAGTGCCCGCAGCGGGTCTGCGGCGGGAACTGCAAGAGGAAATTGGCTTTGTGCCGCCCCGGTTAAGTCCGTTTCGATCGACCCTGCAAGACAGCGGCCGCCAGCATTTTTTCTTTCACGGATTGCTTACCGTGCCGCTCACGGAGCTGGAATTAAACGAAGGGCAGGATTTGGCTTGGGGCACGATCGCCGACTTGGAAGCGGGAGAATGTTGGTCGCCCCGTTTGCAACAGATGCGCCCGATCGGCACACCCCATCGATCGATCCTGTTAGCCCTGCATCAAGACCCAGCCCTCTGGCTCGATGACTAAGGGGAATTGAGGCAGCCGATCATCACTGATCATTTCATTATTGGCCGTCCATCTTGACGGCGTTCACATCCACCGTAGAGTCAGCCACCGTGGCCGCCGGAGCGGACTTCACCGTGGGGCGATTTTTAAACCACTCGATCGCGATTTGCGACAGCTCTGCAATCAGCAAGGTCACGATCGCCAAATCATCCAGTTGACCCGCGATCGGCAGAAAGTCCGGCGCAATATCGATCGGGCTGAGGAGATACACCAGCGTGCCCGCCACAATCCAGAGGCGATATTTCGGGTTCCGAATCGTGTCGCGATACCAACCGTAAAGGGCGCTGGGGGAGATATTCATGGCGCTATCCTGCCGCGTGATTGCCTCTCATCTTGACAGGGGCGATCGGGCAGCGTCGAGGGTGACGACCCCACCGCTCGATCGCGAAACCCGCACCCCTCAGCCAGTTCAGCAATTGCCCCCCGATCGCCCCCTAAACCGCATGGGCGCGATACCAGTCGATCGTTTGGCGCAGCCCATCCTCAAAACTCGTTTGCGCCTCAAACCCAAACAGTTCCTTCGCCCGCGTTGTGTCCAAACAGCGGCGTGGCTGGCCGTTGGGTTTGTCCGTTTCCCAAACCAACTCCCCGTCGTAGCCCATCAGTTTGCAAATCAGCTCAATCAAATCGCGAATCGAAATTTCCCGACCCGTTCCCAAATTCACCGGCTCCGAGCTGTTCAGCAACTGCGCCCCCAAAACAATGCCCGCTGCCGCATCGGTGGAATACAAAAACTCCCGCGTGGGGCTGCCATCGCCCCAAACCGGAATCTGTCGATCGCCCCGTTGTTGTGCCTCATGTACCTTACGAATCAGCGCTGGAATTACATGGGAGCTACCCGGATCGAAATTGTCTTCCGGCCCATACAAATTCACCGGCAATAGATAAATGCCATTGAAGCCATACTGATCTCGATAGGCCTGAAGTTGCACCAACAGCGCCTTTTTCGCCACCCCATAGGGCGCATTGGTTTCCTCGGGATAGCCCTCCCAAAGATCAGACTCCTTAAACGGCACGGGCGTGAATTTGGGATAGGCGCAAATCGTTCCCACACAAACAAACTTCTCCACCCCCGCTTGATAGGCCGCATGGATCAACTGCGTACCCATCATCAAGTTGTCGTAAAACAGCTCGGCCGGTTTTTCGCGGTTCAGGCCAATGCCGCCCACGTGGGCCGCCAGGTGAATCACCACCTGCTGACCTGCCACAGCCGTCTCACAGGCCGCCCATTGCCGCAAGTCGCACTCGCGCGATCGGGGAATCGTGATTTTTTCAGGATTCGCCCCCGCCGCCACCAACTGTTGCACCACCTGCTTGCCCAGGAAGCCCGCGCCGCCGGTCACCAAAATGGTCTTATTACTCAAGTCGATCGGGGTGTTGCTCATGCTGTTTACCTGCTGTTCACCTTAAAAACGTGGGGAAAATCGGGGTCGAAACTGGCCGCAAATGCCGCAAATGCCGCAAATTGGGATCGCCAAGGCGCGATCGCCCTCGGTTTCTGATTTTTCCGGCCCCGCAACCAATGCGGAACACCCAGAAAACCCCATTTTGGAACAGCCCCACCCGATCCGACACCTGCTCCCCCTGGTCGTCATCGGGAAATTCAGCTTCCGGCGATCGCCAGCAAAGTTATCAATTACTATTAATGGCGGTTTCAAAGCCACGTTTTGAAGGGGGCGATTTAAAGCGGTTTAAGTCCATTATTTGTTATTGGCCCTTCACTTGCCCTTCACTAAAAACTCCTCCAATCACCATGTGGCCCAGCGCAATTACTGCCTATTTCCATTACCTCAGCTTCATGTTGGCCTTTGGGGCTGTGGCTGTGGAACTGCTGACTCTCAAAAAAGAACTCTTGATCGCGGAAGCCTGGCGAATTCTGATTGCTGACGTGATCTACGGCATCTCCGCTTCTCTGGTTTTATTCACCGGAGCGTTGCGGGTTCTTTACTTTGGCAAGGGTGCTGACTATTACCTTGGCAACCCCATTTTCTATACCAAAGTTGGCCTATTTCTCTTGGTCGGGGCTTTGTCGATTTATCCAACCATTTCCTTTGTGTCTTGGATTGGCAGTTTGCGAGAAGGCAAGGTTCCCCAACTGGGTCAAACACAATTTCAGTGGCTCTCTTGGCTAATTCGGATTGAGCTGGTGGGCTGGATCAGTCTTCCGTTGTTGGCGGCACTCCTGGCCCGCAGTGCGTAACCCTCAGTGCCTAGACCGCTATGCTTCAGGCAGTGTTTCATTGGGTATGGCGATCGAATGCCTCAAGGATTGCGATCGGGTTGTGATTGCCCATGAAAGTCTGATTGGGGGCCATTTAACGGCTACTGGGTGGCTATCTTGTTGATGGCAATCTCAATTTTTGGTTAAACCCCTTTGAAGAAATTTGGCCGCTGGCTGGTCTTGGGACTAGTCCTCGCTTTTTTGCT is drawn from Limnothrix sp. FACHB-406 and contains these coding sequences:
- the folD gene encoding bifunctional methylenetetrahydrofolate dehydrogenase/methenyltetrahydrofolate cyclohydrolase FolD; protein product: MTARLLDGKALAEKIQDRLKVEIAELQPDRGRAPGLAVLMVGDNPASAAYVRNKERACERLGMVSFGQHLPATATQAELTAIIHQLNADPNVDGILVQLPLPDGLDGNALLLEIDPDKDADGLHPANLGRLVRGEPCLRSCTPAGVMEILRDGGIDPAGKKAVVVGRSILVGKPIALMLLEANATVTIAHSRTPDLAAVCREADILVAAVGRPLMIGPDYIKPGATVIDVGINRITDQTGKSKLVGDVDFDRLLDVAGAITPVPGGVGPMTVTMLLANTVESYRRRLA
- a CDS encoding NUDIX domain-containing protein, whose protein sequence is MALALLYPPSRDRFLLQLRDDFPHILYPGYWGLFGGHLEAGEVPAAGLRRELQEEIGFVPPRLSPFRSTLQDSGRQHFFFHGLLTVPLTELELNEGQDLAWGTIADLEAGECWSPRLQQMRPIGTPHRSILLALHQDPALWLDD
- a CDS encoding YkvA family protein, producing the protein MNISPSALYGWYRDTIRNPKYRLWIVAGTLVYLLSPIDIAPDFLPIAGQLDDLAIVTLLIAELSQIAIEWFKNRPTVKSAPAATVADSTVDVNAVKMDGQ
- a CDS encoding GDP-L-fucose synthase, with the protein product MSNTPIDLSNKTILVTGGAGFLGKQVVQQLVAAGANPEKITIPRSRECDLRQWAACETAVAGQQVVIHLAAHVGGIGLNREKPAELFYDNLMMGTQLIHAAYQAGVEKFVCVGTICAYPKFTPVPFKESDLWEGYPEETNAPYGVAKKALLVQLQAYRDQYGFNGIYLLPVNLYGPEDNFDPGSSHVIPALIRKVHEAQQRGDRQIPVWGDGSPTREFLYSTDAAAGIVLGAQLLNSSEPVNLGTGREISIRDLIELICKLMGYDGELVWETDKPNGQPRRCLDTTRAKELFGFEAQTSFEDGLRQTIDWYRAHAV
- a CDS encoding DUF2214 family protein codes for the protein MWPSAITAYFHYLSFMLAFGAVAVELLTLKKELLIAEAWRILIADVIYGISASLVLFTGALRVLYFGKGADYYLGNPIFYTKVGLFLLVGALSIYPTISFVSWIGSLREGKVPQLGQTQFQWLSWLIRIELVGWISLPLLAALLARSA